The genomic window AAGGTGAGGTCGTACCCAAAGCCCTGTTTTGAGTAAACTGTTATTTTGCCCCATGCCTGTTGAGATACAGTTGTGACCCCTGAGCTGCGCAGATATCTGGCTGTGGTGGAATCTGAAACACAAGAGAATCATTATAgaccaataaaataaattaagcaGCAGGTTCTGCTGTACATTTAAAGATACTGTGATGAATTACAAACACAACCTGTGAAGGAGCCGTGAGATCTGATGTCATGGGCAATGAAGCCGCCAGCAAACACAAGTAGAACCAGAAGAAGTTTGGACCAGGGGAACCCGTGACCGCGCATCTTTACCTGCAGATtctgcagggagagagaaagagaacaattataataaaatgttttattcagaaacATCAGTAATCTAATTATCTTTTCACATTtgattactgtattttatgtttattttttaagcaattaaataaaaagtaacagtTCATTATATGGCCTGATTTATTATTatccaaattaaaaataaggTCTTAAGGTCTTTATCTTGCTGAAATACAAGATTTTTTTCAAAcaatatttcaattaaaaaaaaaaaaaaaaaactgtcatctAAATTAGGACtaagtaaaatgcattttggttttattattaaattttcaataactgttaaaatgaaaagtcaGGCATCAAATGTGCTCAGTGGCTAACTTCAGCTTTCACAGCAACACTGTCTCACCTGGCACAGATTATTGCAATCCTGGAGGTCCTTGGATTCAGTGGCGTCTCTCATCTCCTCATTGGTCACTCGGAAAGACTGGATTGTTTCTTCCAGGTTCTTCCGCAGCTGACGGTTGAAAACAAAGTACAACAGTCATGTACAAGAGGACACAAGGAGGGTTTAAGTTGTTAATCCTGCAGTCTCTCTGCTTCATTAAGGTAGGCTTGATTTAAAAACTCTCATATGTCACGGCAGCAGTTTTACCTTTGGTGGCAGGATGTTCCAGGACTTCAATAAATGATTCAACAACAAACTAGAATTAGAAAAGAGCAACGAAGAGCAATTTTAGTAACCAAATATTAgcataaaatgcatttaaaaaagataattaaaagAATATTCAACAGGAAAATGAATTAAAGGTGTTTATATGGTGTTTATATAGGTGTGTATAACCCACCTGGACTGCGGTAAGTGTTTGGTGTAGAGTTGTCTCCACACTCCAAGACTCTGTAcgtccacacacaaacactctgtcATACTGCtgagcagctgcacagagagagaacagtgaTTCAGATAGTTCACATTGCACACAGAAAATCTGTGATCCATGATTATCAATGCCCTCCAGAAAATggttgatgtttttaaatgatcagAACTGAAATAGGGATATTTGACAGTGATGTCATTCAGAGAAGTGACATTTCTGGGCACAACCTCACCTAGTTACAATTGCAAGGGACAAAGTCTGAATAGATGAAATCCCAAGCAACACTTGCATgattaaaacaactttattgtGATGCAACAATGACACACAAATGTTGTTCCTCCTGGACTGTGTGGCTCTTACCTCTCTTTTCATGTCATCTGGACAATGCGGTGTGGCTCTGGACAGAAACGATGGCAGGTATGTATGCAGCGTGCTCTCAGGTTTGGCTCCAAATGCGAGGACTTTAAGTCGAGGATACAGACGCCTGAGCTGCTCCTGCAggctgaacagaaacaaaaaggtgttaaatactttttaacaGGGAGatgaaacaacaataaaaacacaccaaagCTGAGGACTAAATGaccacatacacagagaaacaccacACATCATAGCCAAGAAGGAGAAGTATATGTCAGCTAGCACATTGCATTCTGGGATTGATAAGGGGTCCAGTCGTTGCCAAATGTCATTATTAGTAGATGGTAAATAAGTTAAATCTtatatttcaaactaaatgaaacCATGTCatatgtcatgtcatgtcatgacGTCATAATGACACAgtcttaatgtaaatgtaagacaGTCCTTAATCTGTGCACAGTTTGTTCTTCAAAAATGCTGAAAGCAGATGATCAACTAGACTCATTTCttatataatatgttaaaatTCACAGCTGTGGTTTGTGAATAATGATTTGTCGCCAGCTGTAACAACTCATACCCACAATAATCAGGTAAATGTGGACATGGGATTATTTAACAATTaacacagtacagcacagtttGCATTAGTATACATTCACCTTGGTGACAGGGCATTCTTGGGCATGAAGGCAAAATCCAGTAAAGGAAAGAATTCTTTAGGACCCATGATGCCAAATCCCTTTGTCAGATTTGCATGAAGTctggaaaaagaagaacaacaaaaacattggaTTCAAGttatatgttttaaattgttgtgtAAAGAGCCTAAAGGTTTCATAGTCACTGTTTCCAAAGAGCAACATCACAGATACGCAGCATTACCAGGGTTCTAAGTCTATTTGTTTATGATTATCTTTATTATGCTTTCAGGTAAATGCAAAAGATATTCTACTGTTTGAAAGACaatatttgaaaacattttgcatgTGGATACTGCACATAGGTGTTATCAAAAGTAAAGCACAAACAGCCAAAGCTTGAAGTTAAATGAGCCACATATTTCTTAGACTTACAGGAGAAGTCGCTCCAGATAGGCAATGGCATACGCAGACAAAGACTTCACTCCCAGGACAGGAAGCATGATACCCAGccacactgaaacacagttaAAGCATGTGAATCACTTCATAATGGAAAAATCTTTAGTTCTGGGATTAAATATGTCAACACTTTGCCAAAAAGTTACAGGCAACACATGGTTAATAATTATCTAAGTAGCagaaagttaaaacaaaacactatgaTTTCACAACAATTATCTAGCGCAATGAAAAGTGAAGCAGCATCCTTCACAGTGCTTCAGAGCCTCTGGGCTCCAGAGGCATTTCTTTTTGTACTACCACATATTTCTACACTGTTATTTCCCCTAAGTCAGTAAAATCTGTAAAGATGCCATCTGCCGTCTTCTGTTGTGACATTCACGACTGAGCACATCATTTTTCCCAATTGTCACTGAATATTGCGCTGAAAATCACCTCTTGTGCAATTTCCCATATCAAAGTCTGCAGCATGAGCCAGAAATAGTTAACTACTTAACAAATGATGATAACATTAGAGTTTTCATTATAGCTTTGAGTCATTTGTTACTTTCCCTATCTTAAAGGCAATCTACTGCTGCTGGGTAACCTTATTATAAAAGTTGTTATGTAATCTAAGAACGCATCCTCTCATGCCCACATACTGACACCTACTTCAGTGCTCATTCTCCACCAGTGAAAGATCTGGAGAAGCAGTCGTTGAAGAGGACATGTTACTCTGTACTAAAACGTGCACTATGGCTTCATTAACCCTCACCCCAGAATTTCAACAGATTGTTGGGAAAGTGGAAGAAAGGAGAAACACTGACCAGGAAGAGTACAGTCCTGAGGTCAAGCAAATACTTtgagcacacagacaaagaaagtACATAActttgtagtttattttattccagTGACAATCCACATTAATTAACATCACTGTAAATGCACCAGCATTTTCAGCAGTGATGTCTAGATGCAAAATTAGCATCGTATGTGAAGATAATGTGAGAATTTATTGATACAAACAATGGAACTTTTGTGGAACTTCCAAAAAATAAGACTACTGAGCTGCATATGGCAGTGTGTTTAAACTCTTCAGTAAGTGTCTTTTACCTCTTAGTCCTTGGCTGAGGTCATAAAATCCTGCTTGACCCAGAGCCCACATGATGGTCAAACACTTCACTGGGCGATTCTGAACTGACCGCAATAACTCCAAATActacagagggagaaaaaggggGGAGAGGAGGGTATTACAGAATCATTATTTCAAGGTTATTGCAAAACACACGTTCCAGTACATTTGACAAAAAATTATCTGCCTGTACACATAGTGACTGGTTACTGCTCATCTTAAAAAAAGTGACTGCAAACTAAATAATTTGGATTGTTACTTAATATTTTCAGAGCAGACAAGGGCAGAGAAACAGCAGTCTACGAGTTATCTGCAGGCTTCAaggtcagacacacactcacctctGGCAGGTTTTGAGTGGCTATTTTGGGTTTGTCCTGTAGAATTGCCTGAATGCAAACTCTGTAGCCATGCAGTGGTTCTCctagaaaaagacagaaaaagctgTTGGGCATCTTTCAAGGTTTTTTCTGATCTTTAATGCTAAAGCGTAAAGCCCTGACTGTGTAACAATATCATCCCTGGAACAGTTTGACCTTTGTTATCTTTGTTGTGTACCATCCCTCTACTAATGCCTTGTCACCTCACAACTGTCTGCTGTTTACTAGGGATAAATATGCTTCACATTATTATATAAACATATCTAAAACTAATGACATTAAGTTACATTTCCAGTTACTGATAAGCTTGAAGGACTGCAGAAGGGAGCAGGTCAAGTTCTGTGCCAACAGTGAAAGCAGTGACAGATAATACCCAAACCACTTCCATGCCTTTGTGTAAGAGTTTACACCTACCTGACTGTCTGTCCAGCTCCCTGAGCATAGTGTAAACACAGTGGTCGAAGAAATCTGGCAGAATGTCGCTGCAACGTCCAATGAGACCTTTGATTATGCTTCTCAGCTCTTTCCCTATAAGGCAGTACGGGTAGTCTGGGATACAAAATGTACAAGGTGTCATTGCAgaaagatttaaataaataagcagtGCATTAACTATTATTACGTGCAATTTCAATCTAAAAAGGCTATGTTGAATAATCACAGCATGGTTCTGAATATTTGGggtaaaacacaataaaacatgtttatgacAGACCGTGAGTGTAGCTGCTGAGTGTGGGCTCAGTCTCTGGTGCAGTCAGATTGAGGTTGAGGTATCCTGCCAGGTCTTTGACCCACACTGATGGGTTTTCTGGAAACAGGGTCTGGCTGCGAGCCAACTGCTGCTTCAGATCCTCAATGTCCAACTAAAGAGAAAGCGGGGCAAGGAAAACATCAAGGCTGTATACGCAGAAACAACACATCTTTTGTGCAAAGACGAGACTGTGTTTCAGCATGTGATAGTTTGTCTTGAGAATGTTACAATGCAgccttgtttctgtgtgtttatatgaagATATAGGAGGTTTTACAAGGATGTGTcatttataatgtatttaaCAGTATTGAGGGAAACATATAATTAGTTTTAATCTAAAATGTTAGtgagaatattttaaataatgccAAATTGTTCATGAACTTATTACAGCAGCTTTGTTGAAGTCATTCAAATATGCTATTACACTGTGAACAAATTTGAACCTAAACATTTTTCACcaatatataattaaatttaattctgTCCATCAAGTAGAAGCTATAAAATTATGAATCACTCACAGCTTTGAAGGCTTCCTCGAGGGTCTTGTGTGTTGCGGGGGTGGCTGTATTGCTGGAGTGCGATTTCTTGGATGGTTTATTTGATGAGGGCTTTTTGTTTGGAGGCTCAGCTGGTGGTGGAACCTGTTCCTTGTTCTGTTTCTTCCCCATCTTCTCAAAGCCGTCATACAGAGTCTCTGACATCTTTACAGGCACTGGAGGAAACAAGACAGCTGTGGTGAGACACGGTTATGCAGATATAGAAGACTGTACTTTTGCTGAATGGTCCTTTATAACACAGACATCtatcctctctgtgtcctgaAAATCAAGTAGATCGTGTCTATTCTCTTCCCTCTTGCTCACTCCCCTCACATCGAGGGCATTTCCACCCTCCTACCAAGGCTtgtgtaatgtactgtaattatCCAAGACAATTTTCATGCAAGACCCATGACAATCCACAGAGAAATAGAGTTAAACATCATCAGTATTCCAAGTCTTACCCTGTATGTAAGACCCCATTTGTAAACAATTTACTTAGAGTTTAACTGAATTAAAACTTCTCTCCATGTGAGAGCTtgattaaatttacattttgatggCCAATGCAAATATTTTTGTTCTGAGATTCCCACTACTGAATAATTTAGGTTTGTATACTAATATTAGAAACTGACACAaccacatattttacatttccataTCTCACTTTATATCAACAAATGTCATTACTAAAGGTTTCAGCAATACCACCTTACTTTCCTTTGTTGTCAGTGGCTCTCTGAGCAGCTTTTTCCCATGGCAGATACAAATAtagcctttttcttttctttgtacctTTATGACACAACTGTAGCACTACACCATCAATAAAATGTACTCGAACTGGAGAAATTATGTATTTGTTGAGGACTAACTTCAGCCACTGACTAATAAGATGGTCCTGTCTAGTATGTGGAATTAAGTCATGAtataatgttgtttattgtaattaataaatatgtCACCTAGTGCAACTGTGTGGCTCCTGGAGTTTTATTAGCTTTAATAGGGACACTATTGCTAAGACTCTGGAGACACAGATAATAAATGGTATTAGAATCAATTCAGAGTTGGTTTAAGTGTTTCCAAGGGATGTTTCCAAAATAtgaacaatattaaatattgaaaatcTCAACAGTTTATGTCCACAATGACCCACAAGCTAATAAAATAATTCGAAGTAAGGTACTACACCCTATTCATGCAACAAAGACATTTCTGGTATTTAACTTTGAGACCAAATGACTGTACAGAAGATTGCCAGTGAAACCCACTAATAAGCTAACTTCAAACAGGTGTCATAAGGTGGTCATTGATCATTCAGCTGTGCATGTTGCTGAGAAACCTAAATCTATATCtggtctgtgtgcatgtgtgtcagcaCAGCAAAGTAGTGACGCAAAGAGAGGACATGTTTCATCACCGTGTCTCACACTTCTCCAAATGGATTCAGTACTGACTCAACTATAACAACTTCCTCATTTATATGTGGATTTTTCTGTACTCTTGTCTGATAAAGTCATTTaagaaatattataataaatctATAATAAATCTAATCAACAATTGTAAGAAAATATTAAGACATCACTTTATATGGccaacatttttctttccagCTGAGACACCATGATTGTGAGCCTGCTCTAACAGATATAAAAGGCTGAAGCTGAACTTGAGGTTGAGTATAATTTTGTGTCAAAACCACAAACTCAGCATAAAAGGTCTCATGATTAAAGCACTGGAAGCCTTTGAGGAACAAGCTGAGATTTAGCAAAAAGGCTCATGCTCATGGGCTAATACACTGATCGCTTCTTGGAATTCTAATCATTTGTGAGGCTCAGGAAAGCTTCCACAAACTTTTAGATGTGAAAGAATGGTCCAGGGTATAGTCTGTCAATAGCACTATGAATTAAATCTCTGATAACTACAACACCTCCCCACTGGCACACCCACAGTTAATGTTATCAGAAAGACTTTGGACAAGCTAAACTGgtacataaacaaataacagCAGATGAGTGAGGTCAAATCTTTTCTGTTACCCATTACTTCAGTTGCAGCCTTACCTGGAGAAGATAGAAGAACTGGTAGTTGATAGTAATTGCTATGAAGTACATTGAATGTATAAGCAAAGGATCCATCACTAGTCTGTAATTACATTGTTCTTGGTTTAGGTCTAGCCCCATATGTGGGAGACAGTCCCCACACCTACCAGAGAGAAGTGCTGGGAAGTGGCTGAATACTGCTCTTTAACAGAAGTTGATGGAAGAAGACGGACaattgcaaaacaaaacaaaaaaatatatataactttATAGTAAAGTATAAATCTTAAGTTTACGCCACTGAAATTTCAGGAGGTGATGATGATACCTCACATACAAATGGACACAAGccacaaaaaaagagagatgtactaaagtatatatattttagcttTACTAGAAGTGTCTTCAGATAATTTGGCTAGGCCAGGCCAAAAAATCATGACACAGTCAAACTGAGATTTTTATAGACGTGTGTTTAGTATGTCTTCCCTACAGTAGTTTCACTGAACAGCAAACCACTGAAAAGttgtaaaacactgaattctGCAAATTCAGGTGCAGAGCTGACGTTACCATTCACATAGATACTACACAGATGTAATTTCAGAAAACTACAAATCGACAGCTGATCACTCAGACGTGACAGCTGTCACTGTAGCATAGGCTAAGTGGTTGTGGGCTAAATGCACTTATCATCTGACTAGCTAACGTTACAATGTGAGAGCACCTTTAAGATGCACTTAAACGAGTAcgaactgcagcagaaagtctAAAAATGTCACGAAGCTGGTAACATGCTTCAGAGATGCAGCTCCTCAGAGATGACGATAGCATTGTTGACACACTGCTTGGCTGTTAGCGAGCTAACTGCACATGCTAGCTGGATAGCAACTTCTTGCATTATGTGGCAGAAGCTACTAACGTTAACCTAAAAGGGCAGAAATGACAGTTAGCTGTTATTGTTAAAGTTATATACCGACAGGGAAACTAAAGTACGGCCACCAGATGAATTAGTTCAACCCTAAACGGGACAACATCAAATTATGAATGGAGATTCTGCGTGTAGCtaagcta from Anabas testudineus chromosome 24, fAnaTes1.2, whole genome shotgun sequence includes these protein-coding regions:
- the tmem214 gene encoding transmembrane protein 214; its protein translation is MASNNGSAGKWEVVKKGKKSNSSGAGKNSADKKTGNGGRKALGESNQPSRLPVKMSETLYDGFEKMGKKQNKEQVPPPAEPPNKKPSSNKPSKKSHSSNTATPATHKTLEEAFKALDIEDLKQQLARSQTLFPENPSVWVKDLAGYLNLNLTAPETEPTLSSYTHDYPYCLIGKELRSIIKGLIGRCSDILPDFFDHCVYTMLRELDRQSGEPLHGYRVCIQAILQDKPKIATQNLPEYLELLRSVQNRPVKCLTIMWALGQAGFYDLSQGLRVWLGIMLPVLGVKSLSAYAIAYLERLLLLHANLTKGFGIMGPKEFFPLLDFAFMPKNALSPSLQEQLRRLYPRLKVLAFGAKPESTLHTYLPSFLSRATPHCPDDMKRELLSSMTECLCVDVQSLGVWRQLYTKHLPQSSLLLNHLLKSWNILPPKLRKNLEETIQSFRVTNEEMRDATESKDLQDCNNLCQNLQVKMRGHGFPWSKLLLVLLVFAGGFIAHDIRSHGSFTDSTTARYLRSSGVTTVSQQAWGKITVYSKQGFGWLEKNTPYYYSECARVLKPLIEQGLEKGKAAAIFISENTTQFIVWVREKTPLVIEWVNTNTPDSVFQAVAYLRELLLFIHQNYILPALASTSNLIQRAWTNLQDSCNGEVSVSCLQGHALSFTNSTWQLLQHTTSAIKTWAQELLTRA